The genome window gagtaatttttaaaagtattttctctCACCGTGAACAATACGGAAGGAATTAAAGTGCTCCCACTTGCATATTTGAATAtaagaattattaatttaagattGCAGAAAGAGATTTATGTGCCtataataatatgatttagCCAATGCATAATAGACATGATAGCCTTTTGAGCTGTGAAATTGctcataaaaaatcattctaGAGATTGTTGTTGATTTTAATCAAGAAAAGTGACAATGGCAGCATGATAATTGTTCTTACCAAACAACATACAAGTTGCAAGCCAATCCTGGGCCTCATGGGGAGTTCTCAAACTATAAtccctccaaaaaaaaattgtttcctcactgttttgttcttgtttctttcaaCTTCAAGTGCCCAGAACGTTTTGCGAAGAGGTTCATCTCTATCAGTAGAAGATGATTCGGACATCCTTATCTCACCAGATAAAACATTCTCTTGTGGATTCTATGGGATGGGACAAAATGCTTATTGGTTCTCTATTTGGTTCACCAATTCCAAGGACAGGACTGTGGTTTGGATGGCCAACAGAGACAGACCTGCCAATGGCCGAGGTTCAAGAGTTTCTCTACGACGAGACGGTGCAATGGTCTTGACAGATGTTGATGGCTCCATCATATGGGAGACTAACACCACCTCCACTGATGTTGGAAGAGCAGAGCTTCTGGACACTGGTAACCTTGTTCTTAAAGACCCTGGTGGTAAGATTCTATGGCAAAGCTTTGATTTTCCTACTGATACACTTCTTCCAAACCAGTTATTTACAAAGAGGACAAAGCTGGTTGCTAGATTGCATATCGGGTCTTATGCCTCTGgatattttagtttcttttttgataatgataatgtGCTGAGGTTGATATATGATGGTCCTGATATTTCAAGCATATACTGGCCTAATCCTGATTTTGATGTGTTCGGAAATGGTAGAACAAATTATAATAGCAGCAGAACTGCAGTTTTTGATGAAATGGGCCATTTTATATCTAGTGATCAGCTCCAGTTCAGCGCTCCTGACACGGGTTTATTAAGGATCAAAAGGAGGCTAACAATGGACCATGATGGGAATCTCAGGCTTTATAGCCTGAACAATGAAACCGGATTGTGGGTGATATCATGGCAAGCTCTTTCTCAGCTTTGTACTGTTCATGGAATTTGTGGGATAAACTCGATTTGTGTAAATACACCAGACCCCAAGTGTTCATGCCCACCTGGCTATGAGATCACTGAGCCTAGTAATTGGAATAAAGGCTGCAAGCCCTTGTTCAACAGCACTCTTTCACAATCTCAGCAAGTGAAGTTTGTGCTGTTGCCCCATGTAGATTACTGGGGATTTGATCTTAATTACAGTGACTCCGCTACATTCAACTCCTGCATGAAGATCTGCTTGGAGGATTATCGGTGTAATGCATTTAGCTATAGGCTAGATGGGAGACGACTTTGCTACACAAAAGGCGTGCTTTTCAATGGTTACCAGTCCCCAAGTTTTCCAGGCAATATATATCTGAGATTGCCAGTTAGTTTTGAGACATCTCAATTCGGTATTCTTAATGGCACTGACCTCATTTGCCAGTCTGCTGAATCAGAAACAACGATCGGTTCTCCTTCTATGTATAACTTCGACACTAAGAGGACGAGATGGGTTTATTTCTACTCATTTGCTTCTGCCATTGGATTTATTGAAATTCTCTTTGTAGTTTCAGGTTGGTGGTTTCTTTTCAGAAAGCGTGGTTCGCCAAATTTGGCGGAAGACGGATATCATCTGGTATTAAGTCCATTTAGGAGGTTTACTTACACTGAGCTCAAGAAGGCGACGAATAACTTCAAGGAAGAGCTGGGAAGGGGAGGTTCCGGAGCCGTGTATAAGGGCATTTTGACAGATGAAAGGGTTGTAGCTGTGAAGAGACTGGAAAACATGTACCAAGGGGAAGATGTATTTTGGGCAGAAGTGAGCACAATTGGAAAAATCAATCACATGAACCTGGTGAGAATGTGGGGATTCTGTTCAGAGGGCAAACACAGACTCCTAGTCTATGAGTACATGGAATATCAATCACTGGACAAGC of Populus trichocarpa isolate Nisqually-1 chromosome 16, P.trichocarpa_v4.1, whole genome shotgun sequence contains these proteins:
- the LOC18106246 gene encoding putative receptor protein kinase ZmPK1, with protein sequence MIIVLTKQHTSCKPILGLMGSSQTIIPPKKNCFLTVLFLFLSTSSAQNVLRRGSSLSVEDDSDILISPDKTFSCGFYGMGQNAYWFSIWFTNSKDRTVVWMANRDRPANGRGSRVSLRRDGAMVLTDVDGSIIWETNTTSTDVGRAELLDTGNLVLKDPGGKILWQSFDFPTDTLLPNQLFTKRTKLVARLHIGSYASGYFSFFFDNDNVLRLIYDGPDISSIYWPNPDFDVFGNGRTNYNSSRTAVFDEMGHFISSDQLQFSAPDTGLLRIKRRLTMDHDGNLRLYSLNNETGLWVISWQALSQLCTVHGICGINSICVNTPDPKCSCPPGYEITEPSNWNKGCKPLFNSTLSQSQQVKFVLLPHVDYWGFDLNYSDSATFNSCMKICLEDYRCNAFSYRLDGRRLCYTKGVLFNGYQSPSFPGNIYLRLPVSFETSQFGILNGTDLICQSAESETTIGSPSMYNFDTKRTRWVYFYSFASAIGFIEILFVVSGWWFLFRKRGSPNLAEDGYHLVLSPFRRFTYTELKKATNNFKEELGRGGSGAVYKGILTDERVVAVKRLENMYQGEDVFWAEVSTIGKINHMNLVRMWGFCSEGKHRLLVYEYMEYQSLDKHLFSPTFLEWKDRFKAALGIAKGLAYLHHECLEWVIHCDVKPGNILLDSEFEPKIADFGLAKLSQRGGNSSDFSQIRGTKGYMAPEWATNLPITAKVDVYSYGVVVLEIVKGIPLSNWVIEGREEHDESDLTRFVRVVKTKIQCGEASWIEEIVDPRLNGQFSRSQATTIVELGMSCVEEDRNKRPTMDSVVQALLECLDES